A portion of the Drosophila innubila isolate TH190305 chromosome 3L unlocalized genomic scaffold, UK_Dinn_1.0 0_D_3L, whole genome shotgun sequence genome contains these proteins:
- the LOC117788851 gene encoding T-box transcription factor TBX6, protein MLSMHELMDMRMQQQLAHELYRQQIMQRIPDPFPSMLPLHMAQPQPQMMMPSRPTLPGVEAKLENNDLWQQFHQIGTEMIITKSGRRMFPSMRVSLSGLEEEASYCVLLEMVPIGDCRYKFSGSQWVPAGGAEPQSPQRMYLHPDSPATGAHWQSQALLFNKVKLTNNTLDSNGHIVLASMHKYQPRLHIIRSSELTQLPWAPQQAFVFPETEFVAVTAYQNDRITKLKIDNNPFAKGFRESGQSRCKRKLNSSSNSSAESEDDGSSVSSCDSPQAKRQRSDFDHDSQRSLSPAYYAAPAAVVSPHPAYHNAMGYAPGAALLQAAYFVGGVPPMATLQQSAYVATPAAAPQLETPTVSISSPHSTPTSSPRTTTSKKRNSFSISAILAY, encoded by the exons atgttgtcCATGCACGAATTAATGGATATGAgaatgcagcagcagctggcacATGAGTTGTACCGTCAACAGATCATGCAACGCATACCGG ATCCCTTTCCGAGCATGTTGCCGTTGCACATGGCACAACCCCAGCCACAGATGATGATGCCCAGCCGACCGACATTGCCGGGCGTAGAGGCCAAGTTGGAGAATAACGATTTGTGGCAGCAGTTCCATCAGATTGGCACCGAGATGATCATCACCAAAAGCGGCAG ACGCATGTTTCCCTCGATGCGTGTTTCCCTCAGCGGATTGGAGGAGGAGGCCAGCTACTGCGTGCTCCTCGAGATGGTGCCCATTGGCGATTGTCGCTACAAGTTCTCTGGCTCCCAATGGGTGCCAGCTGGCGGTGCCGAGCCACAGAGTCCACAGCGCATGTATCTGCATCCGGATAGTCCGGCAACTGGCGCACATTGGCAATCCCAGGCCTTGCTCTTCAACAAGGTCAAGCTGACGAATAATACACTCGATAGCAATGGACAT ATTGTGCTGGCCAGCATGCACAAGTATCAGCCTCGTTTGCACATCATCCGGAGCAGTGAGCTCACCCAGCTGCCCTGGGCGCCACAGCAGGCGTTTGTCTTCCCGGAGACGGAGTTTGTCGCCGTAACAGCCTATCAG AACGATCGCATTACCAAGCTGAAGATCGACAACAATCCCTTTGCCAAGGGCTTCCGTGAGTCCGGCCAATCGCGTTGCAAGCGCAAGCTGAACAGCAGCTCCAACTCCAGTGCCGAATCCGAGGATGATGGCTCCAGTGTCAGCAGCTGTGATTCCCCGCAAGCAAAGCGTCAACGCTCCGACTTTGATCACGACTCTCAGCGCAGTCTCTCGCCGGCCTACTAtgctgctccagctgcagTTGTTTCCCCGCATCCCGCTTATCATAATGCTATGGGCTACGCACCAGGAGCAGCTTTGTTGCAGGCCGCTTACTTTGTCGGAGGAGTGCCGCCAATGGCAACCCTGCAACAGTCTGCCTATGTggcaacaccagcagcagcgccaCAGCTGGAGACGCCAACAGTGTCCATCTCATCCCCTCACAGCACACCAACAAGCTCGCCACGCACAACAACCTCCAAAAAACGCAACAGTTTCAGCATTTCAGCCATTTTGGCctattga
- the LOC117788849 gene encoding ankyrin repeat and MYND domain-containing protein 2 has translation MSEDGKKCQLDEIQLLLIERISKNDTNGFKQLLGQLKGGVNFVDDSGMSILAHASFKGNKEVVQLLLDMGADIHLNQHGADYTPLHFAALSGNTQVCRILLDAGINPNSINSVSRTASQMAAFVGNHACVETINNYVTCSGLEYYTQLHGQQTEPHIPPVLLKSFHTFVTEINLHPVRITLNAQSLGLLKILPNLRKALVLMCEKEMQKTHDINELMAFKFHYLGWIVGELLRCEEQFKAQHKDKSAEGDSSTKGDFIEVFVKRVLKENKLGQLDYVEFTVRECAREFPFRECTVFRQIATQLGAKDAPPALVILRNAINGMRGFVDETSYCSSCGQEKPDKKCSKCKAVQYCDRECQRLHWFMHKKSCPRLLAAVLAGAGSKDQPKAPIDASELREELAKLSA, from the exons atGAGCGAGGACGGCAAGAAGTGCCAACTGGATGAGAtacagctgctgctgatcgAGCGCATCTCCAAGAATGACACGAACGGCTTCAAGCAGCTGCTGGGACAGCTAAAAGGCGGCGTCAACTTTGTGGACGACAGTGGAATGTCGATTTTGGCGCACGCCAGTTTCAAGGGTAACAAGGAAGTGGTGCAACTGCTGCTGGACATG GGTGCAGACATTCATCTGAATCAACACGGCGCTGATTATACGCCGTTGCACTTTGCCGCCTTGTCCGGCAACACGCAGGTTTGCCGGATACTCCTGGATGCTGGCATCAATCCCAACAGTATAAACAGCGTATCTCGCACTGCCTCGCAGATGGCCGCCTTCGTGGGCAATCACGCTTGCGTGGAGACCATCAACAACTACGTGACATGTTCCGGTTTGGAGTACTACACACAGCTGCACGGACAGCAGACGGAGCCGCACATTCCGCCCGTACTGCTGAAGTCCTTTCACACCTTTGTCACGGAGATCAATCTGCATCCAGTTCGAATTACACTTAATGCACAATCGCTGGGTCTGCTGAAGATACTGCCCAATCTCCGCAAGGCTTTGGTGCTGATGTGCGAGAAGGAGATGCAAAAGACACACGACATCAACGAACTGATGGCATTTAAATTCCACTATTTGGGCTGGATTGTGGGGGAGTTGTTGCGCTGCGAGGAGCAGTTCAAGGCACAGCACAAGGACAAATCCGCCGAAGGAGATTCCAGCACTAAAGGCGACTTCATCGAGGTCTTCGTTAAGCGTGTGCTCAAGGAAAACAAGCTGGGACAACTGGACTACGTCGAATTTACAGTGCGCGAGTGTGCACGGGAATTCCCCTTCCGCGAGTGCACGGTGTTCCGGCAAATAGCCACGCAACTGGGAGCCAAGGATGCACCGCCAGCATTGGTCATCCTACGTAATGCCATCAATGGAATGCGTGGCTTTGTG GACGAGACGAGCTACTGCAGTTCCTGTGGCCAGGAGAAGCCCGACAAGAAGTGCTCCAAGTGCAAGGCGGTGCAGTACTGCGATCGGGAGTGCCAGCGTCTCCATTGGTTCATGCACAAGAAGAGTTGTCCACGTTTGTTGGCCGCCGTCTTGGCGGGAGCAGGCTCAAAGGATCAACCCAAGGCGCCCATTGATGCTTCCGAGTTGCGCGAGGAGCTGGCCAAATTGTCAGCCTAA